The Microbacterium esteraromaticum genome contains the following window.
GTTTCGAGGGGCGCGACATTCAGAGCTTCGATAAGGCGCAGGATCGCGAGTTCCGACAGCGTGTGCAGCCGATCTTCCAGGACCCGTATTCGAGTCTGAATCCGATGTTCACGATCGGGCGGCTGATCGGTGAGCCGTTGGAGTTCTACAAGCGCGGCAATCGTGCCGAGCGCCGCGCCAGGGTGCTCAAGCTGCTCGACGACGTCGCGCTGCCGGCATCCATGATGCAGCGCTACCCGTCCGAGCTCTCCGGAGGACAGCGCCAGCGCGTCGCGATCGCCAGGGCGCTGGCGCTCGCGCCCGACCTGATCGTGTGCGACGAGCCCGTCTCGGCGCTGGACGTGCTGGTGCAGGACCAGATCCTCACGCTGCTGGGCGACCTGCAGAAGGAGTACGGCCTGAGCTACCTGTTCATCTCGCACGACCTGGCCGTCGTGCGTCTGATCAGCGACTACGTGTGCGTCATGAAGGACGGCGCACTGGTCGAGGCGGCCACCAGCGAAGAGATCTTCACCAACCCGCGTGACCCCTATACGCGCACGCTGTTGGCATCCATCCCCGGCAACGAGCTGGGCATCGCGTCGTGACCACGGGGCGGGCGCGATGCGCCCGCCCCGTGCCAATACCGCAGGTTGCGGAATTGGTCAAGGATCACGCTTGCCATGTCGCACAATCGGGCTTATAGTAAAGAGTTGCGCTCGCTTCTCCGTGCCCTCATATGGTGGTCGGCATCCCGTTGAGTTTTCGAGCGCACTCACCGACGTCCAGGAATCGACCAGCCCCTTGCCCGGGCTGACGGAGGTTACTCCCTTGGCTGCTGCTCCCAACGCATCCACATCCACCACCAACAAGAACGGCCGCGGAGTCTCCCGCCTCTCGTTCGCCAAGATCTCCGACACGCTGACGGTCCCCGACCTGCTGGCGCTGCAGACCGAATCGTTCGGCTGGCTCGTCGGCAACGACGACTGGAAGGCCCGCGTGGCCGAGGCCAAGAAGGCCGGCCGCACCGACGTCGCCGAGATCTCGGGTCTGGGTGAGATCTTCGAAGAGATCTCGCCGATCGAGGACCTCGGCGAGACGATGCAGCTGTCGTTCACGAACCCGTACCTCGAGCCCGAGAAGTACTCGATCGACGAGTGCAAGGAGCGCGGCAAGACCTACGCCGCGCCGCTGTACGTCGAGGCCGAGTTCATGAACCACCAGACCGGTGAGATCAAGACTCAGACGGTCTTCATGGGTGACTTCCCGCTGCAGACCGACAAGGGAACGTTCATCATCAACGGCTCCGAGCGCGTCGTCGTCTCGCAGCTGGTGCGTTCGCCCGGTGTCTACTTCGACAAGACTCCCGACAAGACCAGTGACAAGGACATCGTCACCGCTCGCGTCATCCCCAGCCGTGGTGCCTGGCTCGAGTTCGAGATCGACAAGCGCGACCAGGTCGGCGTGCGCATCGACCGCAAGCGCAAGCAGTCCGTCACCGTCTTCCTGAAGGCGCTTGGCCTGACCAGCGAAGAGATCCTCGCCGAGTTCGCCGGCTACACCTCGATCGAAGAGACCCTGGCGAAGGACACCATCCTCACGCAGGAAGATGCGCTGCGCGACATCTACCGCAAGCTGCGTCCGGGCGAGCAGGTCGCCGCCGAGGCCGCGCGTTCGCTGCTGGACAACTTCTACTTCAACCCGAAGCGCTACGACCTGGCCAAGGTGGGTCGCTACAAGATCAACCACAAGCTGGGCCTCGCCAACCCGCTCACCGACTCGGTGCTCACGCGCGACGACATCGTCGCGACGATCAAGTACCTGGTGCGCGTGCACAGCGGCGACGAGACCTTCGAGGGCATCCGCGGCGGCAAGAAGACCGAGATCCGCATCGCCACCGATGACATCGACAACTTCGGCAACCGTCGCATCCGCGCCGTCGGTGAGCTGATCCAGAACCAGGTCCGCACCGGTCTGTCGCGCATGGAGCGCGTCGTCCGCGAGCGTATGACCACGCAGGACATCGAAGCGATCACGCCGCAGACCCTGATCAACGTGCGTCCCGTCGTGGCAGCGATCAAGGAGTTCTTCGGAACATCGCAGCTGTCGCAGTTCATGGACCAGAACAACCCGCTGGCCGGTCTCACCAACAAGCGCCGTCTGTCGGCGCTCGGCCCCGGTGGTCTCTCGCGTGATCGCGCCGGTGTCGAGGTCCGTGACGTCCACCCGTCGCACTACGGCCGCATGTGCCCGATCGAGACGCCGGAAGGCCCGAACATCGGTCTGATCGGTGCGCTCGCGACGTTCGCGCGCATCAACTCGTTCGGCTTCATCGAGACCCCGTACCGCAAGGTCGAGAACGGTGTCGTCACCGACCAGATCGACTACCTGACGGCAGCCGAAGAGGTCGACTTCAACATCGCACAGGCCAACGCGCCGCTGGACGCGGAGCGTCGCTTCCGCGAGAGCCACGTGCTGGCCCGCCCCCGCGGCGGTAGCGGTGAGGTCGACCTGTTCTTGCCCGAGGAGATCGGCTACATGGACGTCTCGCCGCGCCAGATGGTGTCGGTGGCGACCTCGCTCGTTCCCTTCCTTGAGCACGACGACGCGCAGCGCGCACTCATGGGTGCCAACATGCAGCGCCAGGCCGTGCCGCTGCTGCGCTCGGACTCGCCGCTGGTCGGTACCGGTATGGAGGGCTACACGGCCATCGACGCCGGTGACGTGGTCACCGCCGCCAAGGCCGGTGTCGTCAGCGAGGTCTCGGCCGATAAGGTCGTGGTCATGCTCGACGAGGGCGGCACGCAGGAGTACTACCTGCGCAAGTTCGCACGCTCGAACCAGGGCACGTCGTACAACCAGCGCGTGATCGTCAACGCCGGTGAGCGCGTCGAGGCCGGCGAGGTCATCGCCGACGGTCCCGCCACCGAGAACGGCGAGCTGGCGCTCGGAAAGAACCTGCTCGTGGCGTTCATGCCGTGGGAAGGCCACAACTTCGAGGACGCCATCATCCTCAGCCAGGAGCTGGTGAAGGACGACACCCTCTCGTCGATCCACATCGAGGAGTACGAGGTCGACGCCCGCGACACCAAGCTGGGTAAGGAGGAGATCACCCGTGACCTCCCCAACGTCAGCCCCGAGCTGCTGAAGGACCTCGACGAGCGCGGCATCATCCGCATCGGTGCCGAGGTGCGCCCCGGCGACATCCTGGTCGGAAAGGTCACGCCGAAGGGCGAGACCGAGCTCTCGGCCGAGGAGCGCCTGCTGCGCGCCATCTTCAACGAGAAGAGCCGTGAGGTTCGCGACACCTCGCTGAAGGTCCCGCACGGTGAGCAGGGCACGATCATCGCCGTCAAGGAGTTCAACGCCGAAGAGGGCGACGACGAGCTGGGCTCGGGCGTCAACCGCCGCGTCGTGGTCTACATCGCCCAGAAGCGCAAGATCACCGAGGGTGACAAGCTCGCCGGCCGCCACGGCAACAAGGGTGTCATCGCCAAGATCCTGCCCGTCGAGGACATGCCGTTCCTCGCGGACGGCACGTCGGTCGACGTCGTGCTGAACCCGCTGGGTATCCCGGGTCGAATGAACTTCGGTCAGGTGCTGGAGACCCACCTCGGGTGGATCGCCAAGCAGGGCTGGAAGATCGAGGGCAACCCGGAGTGGGCAGCGGCGCTGCCCGAGGAGGCCTACGACGTCGCCCCGAACACCAAGGTGGCCACGCCGGTGTTCGACGGCGCCACCGAGTACGAGATCTCGGGTCTGCTCGACTCGACGCGCGAGACGCGCGACGGAGAGCGTCTGATCGACCGCTCGGGCAAGACGCGTCTGTTCGACGGCCGCTCCGGCGAGCCGTTCCCGGACCCCATCTCGGTCGGCTACATGTACATCCTGAAGCTGCACCACCTCGTCGACGACAAGATCCACGCGCGTTCGACGGGTCCGTACTCGATGATCACCCAGCAGCCGCTCGGTGGTAAGGCGCAGTTCGGTGGACAGCGCTTCGGTGAGATGGAGGTGTGGGCCCTCGAGGCCTACGGCGCCGCGTACGCACTGCAGGAGCTGCTGACGATCAAGTCCGACGACATCCTTGGCCGCGTCAAGGTGTACGAGGCCATCGTCAAGGGCGAGAACATCCAGGAGCCCGGCATCCCCGAGTCCTTCAAGGTGCTCATGAAGGAGATGCAGTCGCTCTGCCTGAACGTCGAGGTGCTCTCGGCCGATGGCACCGCCGTCAACCTGCGGGACACCGACGACGAGGCCTTCCGTGCAGCGGAAGAGCTCGGCATCAACATCTCCAGCCGGTTCGAAGCCGCATCGATCGACGAGATCTGATCGCAGGCACAGCTCAGGGACCGCGTCCCTAAATACATAGATTTTTCTAACTAGGAGAACTAGTGCTCGACGCAACTACATTCGATGAGCTTCGAATCGGCCTGGCCACCGCTGAAGACATTCGCGGCTGGTCCTACGGTGAGGTCAAGAAGCCCGAGACGATCAACTACCGCACGCTGAAGCCCGAGAAGGACGGTCTCTTCGGCGAGCAGATCTTCGGCCCCTCCCGCGACTGGGAGTGCGGCTGTGGCAAGTACAAGCGTGTCCGCTTCAAGGGCATCGTCTGCGAGCGCTGCGGCGTGGAGGTCACCAAGAGCTCCGTCCGTCGTGAGCGCATGGGTCACATCGAGCTGGCCGCCCCCGTGACGCACATCTGGTACTTCAAGGGTGTGCCGTCGCGACTGGGCTACCTGCTCGACATGGCGCCGAAGGACCTTGAGAAGGTCATCTACTTCGCCGCGTACATGGTCATCTCGGTCGACGAGGACGCACGTCACCGCGACCTGGCCACGCAGGAGAACAACATCCGGCTCGAGCTGAAGACGCTCGGCGACCGCCGCGACGCGAAGATCTCCGAGCGCATGGCCAAGCTGGAAGAGGAGCTCGCGGCCCTTGAGGCCGAGGGCGCCAAGGCCGACGCGAAGAAGAAGGTCAAGGACGCCGCCGAGAAGGAGATGACTCTCACCCGCAAGGGTGCCGACGAGGCCATCGCCAAGCTCGAGCGCGTGTGGGAGGACTTCCGCACGCTCGAGGTCGGCGCGCTGCGCCCCGAGGACGACGTCTTCCACGAGCTGCAGGACCGCTTCGGTCAGTACTTCGAGGCCCACATGGGCGCCGAGGCGATCCAGCGCCGCCTGCAGAGCTTCGACCTAAAGGCCGAGGCAGACAGCCTGCACCTGCAGATCTCTGAGGGCAAGGGCCAGCGCAAGATCCGTGCGATCAAGCGCCTGAAGGTCGTCAACTCGTTCCTCGAGACCGGCATGAGCCCGGCCGCGATGGTGCTCGACGTCGTTCCGGTGATCCCGCCGGAGCTGCGCCCGATGGTGCAGCTGGACGGTGGCCGCTTCGCGACCAGCGACCTGAACGACCTGTACCGTCGCGTGATCAACCGCAACAACCGTCTGCGTCGTCTGATCGACCTCGGTGCTCCCGAGATCATCGTCAACAACGAGAAGCGGATGCTGCAGGAGGCCGTCGACGCGCTGTTCGACAACGGCCGCCGTGGTCGCCCCGTCACCGGTACCGGCAACCGCGCCCTGAAGTCCCTCAGCGACATGCTGAAGGGTAAGCAGGGTCGTTTCCGTCAGAACCTGCTCGGTAAGCGTGTCGACTACTCGGGCCGTTCGGTCATCGTCGTCGGTCCGCAGCTGAAGCTGCACCAGTGTGGTCTGCCCAAGCAGATGGCCCTGGAGCTGTTCAAGCCGTTCGTGATCAAGCGTCTGATCGACCTGGGTCACTCGCAGAACATCAAGGCGGCCAAGCGTGCCGTCGAGCGCACCCGCGGCGAGGTCTGGGACGTTCTCGAAGAGATCATCCGCGAGCGCCCCGTGCTGCTGAACCGTGCACCTACGCTGCACCGTCTCGGCATCCAGGCGTTCGAGCCGCAGCTGGTCGAGGGTAAGGCCATCCAGCTGCACCCGCTCGTCTGCGCGGCCT
Protein-coding sequences here:
- a CDS encoding DNA-directed RNA polymerase subunit beta, whose amino-acid sequence is MAAAPNASTSTTNKNGRGVSRLSFAKISDTLTVPDLLALQTESFGWLVGNDDWKARVAEAKKAGRTDVAEISGLGEIFEEISPIEDLGETMQLSFTNPYLEPEKYSIDECKERGKTYAAPLYVEAEFMNHQTGEIKTQTVFMGDFPLQTDKGTFIINGSERVVVSQLVRSPGVYFDKTPDKTSDKDIVTARVIPSRGAWLEFEIDKRDQVGVRIDRKRKQSVTVFLKALGLTSEEILAEFAGYTSIEETLAKDTILTQEDALRDIYRKLRPGEQVAAEAARSLLDNFYFNPKRYDLAKVGRYKINHKLGLANPLTDSVLTRDDIVATIKYLVRVHSGDETFEGIRGGKKTEIRIATDDIDNFGNRRIRAVGELIQNQVRTGLSRMERVVRERMTTQDIEAITPQTLINVRPVVAAIKEFFGTSQLSQFMDQNNPLAGLTNKRRLSALGPGGLSRDRAGVEVRDVHPSHYGRMCPIETPEGPNIGLIGALATFARINSFGFIETPYRKVENGVVTDQIDYLTAAEEVDFNIAQANAPLDAERRFRESHVLARPRGGSGEVDLFLPEEIGYMDVSPRQMVSVATSLVPFLEHDDAQRALMGANMQRQAVPLLRSDSPLVGTGMEGYTAIDAGDVVTAAKAGVVSEVSADKVVVMLDEGGTQEYYLRKFARSNQGTSYNQRVIVNAGERVEAGEVIADGPATENGELALGKNLLVAFMPWEGHNFEDAIILSQELVKDDTLSSIHIEEYEVDARDTKLGKEEITRDLPNVSPELLKDLDERGIIRIGAEVRPGDILVGKVTPKGETELSAEERLLRAIFNEKSREVRDTSLKVPHGEQGTIIAVKEFNAEEGDDELGSGVNRRVVVYIAQKRKITEGDKLAGRHGNKGVIAKILPVEDMPFLADGTSVDVVLNPLGIPGRMNFGQVLETHLGWIAKQGWKIEGNPEWAAALPEEAYDVAPNTKVATPVFDGATEYEISGLLDSTRETRDGERLIDRSGKTRLFDGRSGEPFPDPISVGYMYILKLHHLVDDKIHARSTGPYSMITQQPLGGKAQFGGQRFGEMEVWALEAYGAAYALQELLTIKSDDILGRVKVYEAIVKGENIQEPGIPESFKVLMKEMQSLCLNVEVLSADGTAVNLRDTDDEAFRAAEELGINISSRFEAASIDEI